A stretch of Oreochromis aureus strain Israel breed Guangdong linkage group 11, ZZ_aureus, whole genome shotgun sequence DNA encodes these proteins:
- the LOC116319800 gene encoding complement C4-like, translating to MKCHIFVILLLIWIVECSAQNRFFISGPKVFHVGVNEKVFVQMGPGYLNKAVTLYLKDEISNTVVSGMKTVTCTKEDKIEIAELTLNMDSLLGLLQFPSYLMLVAESQSFTPNRQATRVLVSKHRGYIFIQTAQPIYNPTDRVKYRIFTLDHTMRPHEEPVHISVINAAGNRVMKIMKIARGGVLQESFPIPDASETGTWKITAHYEGDEANAAVREFKVQKFILPSFDVNIVMDQKYILLTNKDLQFTISAMYTHGEKVKGAYHCQFGFVKKDGSGGQEMTFIKGLERTGSVQDGNAKVSLLLNETNAKLQSQLKTTLSKMQENGDRLFLRVFVTNIQSGEIQEAEVYLRIFAHKYTIDLSRTRSHFIPGYPLDVVVLVRLPNGSPAAGVPVNINLPTSESWAGTTDQEGALFNTFNVPNKADITVEVSTNGLRERKIIRRASSQHGSYLYMTFTSRIYSVNEFLTITFNTINSPSSGYIHYMVLSRGIVVNTGSLPLGISTKHRLQITHNMVPSFRVIGYYHNTNGHVIADSVWVDVRDECELNVKVQHEGTFAPNKNVKINFDLHGNRAKVALLAVDKAFYALNADNKLTPKQVFSTMNSYDLGCSYGGGPDSASVLLDNGLAAVSNDQLLWRKDFGCNSSLTRQRRSADLQPEMMALKLNYTEKELQNCCVFGFSRIPMERTCRERADRVLLVKKNPTCAEVFLKCCLEAERLRQKKIQEELQKGFGRTASVADIEEFFLETSQYIRRYFPPSFGFVEFDVSNKKTYSLLLPDSITTWEIQVVTLSPSTGFCVDKPLEIRAFKRSFVSLRLPSFVKKFEQLSVSPVIYNYDDSELQVAVHMEQSEGLCSPGSATKSSYVNITLEPQSSQFVSFSAVPMVAGSIPIKIRLYDMENSFGIDAIEKTLNVQKEGLEKRDQETRVLNLDGRSTKTMTIDGSLPDDTVPDSSSNIFVSVEGNGFGDSYARKLLSTERVAEMIVLPTGCLEQTMSKLGPTVLAFRYLDLSNQWFELPPGSRDGALNKLEQGSKHITSYRRHDGAYGTLSYVPSSNWVTALIVKIFSFVTQRQTNEERKNVRLGEDIRRSVSYLLSVQKRDGSFSDPNPVLHKGTLIDKDQDASVTAFITLALYRSVEFLQPDMQNKVRPSISSSTSYLQSLIEELQHPYAVAITAYCLSVCMPNTTDHSRIWKKVEAAAIKGKNDCYFWAVDDNPKLDAITIETTAYVLLTAVQLGHINWAERAACWLNSRENYYGGFKSTQDTLMALEALAEYELKKPPSPEPRLKADFTSAGRNEIVTLQLENKNEKVETSLKKFTGNNITVHLTGKGEIKFKIVKAYHLLEPKDDCDQVSISVRVDGKVKYTAPIIENYEYYDYDDEKQDQEDLGRTAIEGSDAHTRYRRTVDNNLNSNEAVTYTVCVSKKRTLTGMAIADITLLSGFEAKTEDLDKLKDSPEHYIDHYETYFGRLLIYFNEVKEDEECISFEAKQLVPVGLLQPAPASFYDYYEPDRRCTVFYSAPQRSKMVSKLCSEDVCECAERPCHTLQKTFDRRKKIRKITRVQHACFFPIVDYAYIVEVSSISVKSNFELYTTLIIEVLKSNNDVLVSKNSVRVFAKRVHCKGKLDMGKQYLIMGKDGTTKDSSGMMQYLLESNTWVEKKPSEECSKSANRIPCGHFNDFVQEYMIDGCRQ from the exons ATTCTTCATCTCAGGCCCAAAAGTCTTTCATGTGGGCGTTAATGAGAAAGTGTTTGTCCAGATGGGACCAGGTTACCTTAACAAAGCTGTTACTCTCTACTTGAAGGATGAGATCTCTAATACTGTTGTGTCTGGGATGAAGACGGTTACGTGCACTAAAGAAGACAAGATTGAAATAGCTGAGCTCACG CTAAACATGGATTCTTTGTTAGGATTGCTTCAATTTCCTTCTTACCTTATGCTCGTGGCAGAGAGCCAATCCTTCACACCCAACAGGCAGGCAACAAGGGTTCTGGTGTCAAAACACAGGGGCTACATCTTCATTCAGACAGCTCAGCCAATTTATAACCCAACAGACAGag TGAAGTACAGAATCTTCACTCTTGACCATACGATGAGGCCTCACGAGGAACCTGTCCACATATCAGTAATT AATGCTGCTGGAAATAGAGTAATGAAAATCATGAAGATTGCAAGGGGAGGAGTACTTCAAGAGTCATTCCCCATACCTGACGCTTCTGA AACGGGTACGTGGAAGATTACTGCACATTATGAGGGTGATGAAGCAAATGCTGCCGTCAGAGAGTTCAAAGTTCAGAAATTTA TTTTACCAAGCTTTGATGTGAACATCGTAATGGATCAGAAATATATTTTGCTGACCAACAAAGACCTTCAATTCACCATCTCAGCAAT GTACACACATGGTGAAAAAGTTAAAGGTGCTTATCACTGCCAGTTTGGATTTGTAAAAAAAGATGGCTCTGGCGGTCAGGAAATGACTTTTATCAAGGGACTGGAGCGGACCGGTTCG GTCCAAGATGGAAATGCAAAGGTTTCTCTTTTGTTAAATGAGACAAATGCAAAACTTCAGAGCCAGCTGAAAACAACCCTCTCTAAGATGCAGGAAAATGGAGATCGATTGTTCTTAAGAGTGTTTGTCACAAACATACAAA GTGGTGAAATACAAGAGGCAGAAGTTTACCTGCGAATCTTCGCCCACAAATACACGATAGACCTCTCCCGAACTCGATCTCATTTTATTCCTGGATATCCACTGGATGTGGTG GTGCTCGTGCGTCTGCCAAATGGCTCTCCAGCAGCTGGTGTGCCAGTAAATATTAATCTACCAACATCAGAGTCTTGGGCAGGCACCACTGATCAAGAGGGAGCACTGTTCAATACTTTTAATGTTCCTAATAAAGCTGATATTACAGTTGAA GTTTCTACAAATGGATTACGAGAGAGAAAAATAATACGACGTGCTTCCTCTCAACATGGCAGCTACCTTTACATGACTTTTACCAGCAGGATCTACTCTGTGAATGAATTCCTTACCATAACATTCAACACCATCAACAGCCCATCCAGTGGATATATACACTACATG GTCTTAAGCCGAGGAATTGTAGTAAACACTGGCTCACTCCCACTTGGTATATCAACTAAACACCGTCTGCAGATAACACATAATATGGTTCCATCTTTCCGTGTGATTGGCTACTATCACAACACTAATGGTCACGTGATAGCTGATTCAGTGTGGGTAGATGTCAGGGATGAATGTGAGCTAAATGTCAAG GTACAACATGAAGGTACCTTTGCACctaacaaaaatgtaaagataaacTTTGATCTACATGGGAACAGAGCAAAAGTGGCTTTGCTGGCTGTGGATAAGGCCTTCTACGCTCTCAATGCTGACAATAAACTCACACCCAAACAG GTATTTTCTACTATGAACTCATATGATCTGGGTTGTTCCTATGGTGGAGGACCTGACTCAGCATCAGTTCTATTAGATAATGGCTTGGCTGCTGTATCTAATGACCAGCTTCTGTGGAGAAAGG ATTTTGGTTGTAATTCTTCATTAACACGACAAAGACGCTCAGCGGACCTTCAACCTGAAATGATGGCCTTGA aaTTGAACTACACAGAGAAAGAGCTGCAAAACTGTTGTGTTTTTGGATTTTCTCGAATCCCGATGGAACGAACATGTCGGGAAAGAGCTGATCGGGTCCTTctagtgaaaaaaaatccaacttgtgctgaagtgtttttaaagtgctgccTTGAAGCTGAGCGTCTAAGACAAAAAAAGATCCAGGAAGAACTCCAAAAAGGATTTGGCAGGA CTGCATCCGTTGCTGATATAGAGGAGTTCTTCTTGGAAACCTCTCAGTATATCCGAAGATATTTTCCTCCAAGCTTTGGTTTTGTGGAATTTGACGTCTCCAACAAAAAAAC CTACTCATTGCTTCTTCCTGATTCCATCACCACATGGGAGATTCAGGTTGTCACATTATCTCCATCCACCG GTTTCTGTGTCGATAAGCCACTTGAGATCAGAGCCTTTAAGCGGTCATTTGTGTCTCTGAGACTGCCCTCATTTGTGAAAAAATTTGAGCAGCTGTCGGTTTCACCTGTTATCTACAACTATGATGACTCCGAACTTCAG GTGGCAGTGCACATGGAACAAAGTGAAGGACTTTGCTCTCCTGGTTCAGCCACTAAATCATCTTATGTTAACATTACTCTTGAACCACAATCCTCTCAATTTGTTTCCTTCTCTGCTGTGCCCATGGTTGCTGGTTCAATACCCATCAAAATACGTCTCTATGATATGGAGAATAGCTTTGGAATAGATGCAATAgaaaaaactttgaatgtgcAG AAAGAAGGATTAGAAAAGAGAGATCAAGAAACCAGAGTCCTTAACTTAGATG GAAGAAGCACAAAGACTATGACTATTGACGGATCCTTACCAGATGACACAGTCCCTGACTCCAGCTCCAATATATTTGTTTCAGTGGAAG GGAATGGCTTTGGTGATTCATATGCAAGAAAGCTTCTTTCTACTGAAAGGGTTGCTGAAATGATTGTTTTGCCAACTGGATGTTTAGAGCAGACAATGTCAAAACTGGGTCCCACAGTTTTAGCTTTCCGGTACCTTGACTTGAGCAATCAGTGGTTTGAGCTGCCTCCTGGCAGCAGAGATGGTGCTCTTAATAAACTTGAGCAAG gcaGTAAACACATCACAAGCTATAGAAGGCATGATGGAGCCTATGGTACATTGAGTTATGTGCCATCGAGTAATTG GGTGACTGCCCTTAtagtaaaaatattttcatttgtgaCTCAGCGTCAGACTAATGAAGAACGGAAGAACGTCAGATTAGGAGAAGACATCAGAAGATCAGTCAGTTACTTGCTCTCAGTCCAGAAACGCGATGGGTCATTCAGTGACCCAAATCCTGTGTTACACAAAGGAACCCTG ATAGACAAAGACCAAGATGCATCAGTGACTGCTTTCATAACTCTTGCACTGTACCGGTCCGTCGAATTTCTCCAGCCTGATATGCAAAATAAAGTG AGACCAAGTATTTCCTCTTCAACATCATATCTCCAGTCACTCATAGAGGAGCTGCAGCATCCCTATGCTGTCGCCATTACAGCCTATTGCCTCTCAGTGTGTATGCCCAATACAACAGATCATTCACGTATATGGAAAAAAGTGGAAGCAGCGGCTATTAAAG gaaAGAATGACTGTTATTTTTGGGCAGTTGATGACAACCCAAAGCTGGATGCTATCACAATAGAGACGACAGCCTATGTCCTTCTAACTGCTGTTCAGCTTGGGCATATAAACTGGGCAGAGAGAGCTGCCTGTTGGTTAAACTCCAGAGAAAACTATTATGGAGGCTTCAAGTCAACACAG GATACCCTCATGGCCCTGGAAGCCCTCGCAGAGTATGAGTTAAAAAAGCCTCCCAGTCCAGAACCAAGACTGAAAGCAGATTTCACATCCGCTGGAAGGAATGAAATTGTAACACTTCAACTAGAAAATAAGAACGAAAAAGTGGAGACTAGCCTGAAG AAATTTACAGGGAACAACATCACCGTGCATCTGACTGGAAAAGGAGAAATTAAGTTTAAA ATTGTTAAAGCTTACCATTTATTGGAACCCAAGGATGATTGTGACCAGGTGTCTATCAGTGTCAGAGTGGACGGGAAAGTGAAGTACACTG CTCCAATAATAGAAAACTATGAATACTATGACTATGATGACGAGAAACAAGACCAGGAAGACCTGGGACGAACAGCCATTGAGGGGTCTGATGCTCACACCCGATACAGGAGAACTGTTGATAACAACTTAAATTCAAATGAGGCTGTTACCTACACTGTCTGTGTCAG TAAGAAGAGGACTCTTACAGGAATGGCCATTGCTGATATTACATTATTGAGTGGATTTGAGGCTAAAACGGAGGACCTGGATAAG ttaAAAGATTCACCTGAACATTACATTGACCATTATGAGACGTATTTTGGAAGACTTCTGATTTACTTCAACGAG GTGAAAGAGGATGAGGAATGTATTAGTTTTGAAGCTAAACAACTGGTACCAGTTGGCCTTCTACAGCCAGCTCCAGCCTCATTCTATGATTATTATGAACCAG ACAGAAGGTGTACTGTGTTCTACTCTGCACCACAAAGAAGCAAGATGGTATCCAAACTGTGTTCAGAGGACGTGTGCGAATGTGCAGAAa GACCCTGCCATACCCTACAAAAAACATTTGAtcgaagaaaaaaaattaggaAGATTACCCGTGTCCAACATGCTTGCTTCTTCCCTATCGTAGATTACG CATACATCGTTGAGGTCTCCAGTATTTCTGTGAAGAGTAACTTTGAGTTGTACACCACTCTTATAATTGAGGTTCTCAAATCGA ATAACGATGTGTTGGTGAGTAAGAACTCTGTCCGAGTGTTTGCTAAGAGGGTTCACTGCAAAGGAAAACTAGACATGGGGAAACAGTATCTCATCATGGGCAAAGATGGCACCACAAAAGATTCAAGTGGAAT GATGCAGTATCTGCTGGAATCAAACACGTGGGTTGAAAAAAAGCCTTCAGAAGAATGTAGTAAAAGTGCTAATAGAATTCCTTGTGGGCATTTTAATGACTTTGTACAAGAGTACATGATTGATGGCTGCAGACAGTGA